Proteins encoded in a region of the Oncorhynchus keta strain PuntledgeMale-10-30-2019 chromosome 3, Oket_V2, whole genome shotgun sequence genome:
- the ccdc78 gene encoding coiled-coil domain-containing protein 78, whose product MVDSRSLSVWLSLRIPFIMLPRRSDISGKLLEVKNKCIFKDRNMDVRDNRSSLNELQDKIRCLTDENVQLRDKNESHFTKLGYLESRLGYLAASKTDLSSKLVSSEEEKLKISKELVEVHIQTNKVREQYEKDIFDLKIKILSQEGVVVEMEMERDRLCRELQSVTARLQVAERTGSDLTEEYMTLKRNYLALTEAHDKEVVQNDELSAELLGLAQARDDLFRQTEEQQQRVRASTEGGVYGQTAQELDRVRALVSRMFHNRIMPEDLAMLDQERKSMEKSLLGNQDVIKDMLEQMKKSYEEQQHRLEEKVVAMGKEQQENKRAIRDTQQKRAEQSAAMLSSQSQLKEVEEENSKLQMQVKELNEEYRARLGCYLQDLAEYVDGLAEGRGVKGPPERVKLRGFVDSMLQEVRSSYRAREEQLASAARSYKKRLQRLTKSHQALLSAYRVQREQVLSQPESGLDPGPPEAHFSLEPSELRGESERELQLLRQDKARLEGQLREAQKPVAVVTRPIQTVNFQDSGKSGQISEEAWTDIRKQLREITNSTQEGHERERAQLITRATVAEEQLLELQEYVDKHLGRYKQEITRLRRLLGLETGLAHRAEAPKPRQSIARSRIQAMKYDLPPP is encoded by the exons ATGGTTGACTCTCGGAGCCTGTCAGTATGGCTATCTTTGCGAATCCCCTTCATAATGCTACCCCGACGCTCAGACATTTCTGGAAAACTTTTGGAAGTTAAAAACAAGTGTATTTTCAAGGACAG AAACATGGACGTAAGGGACAACCGTTCGTCTTtaaatgaactacaggacaaaattcGTTGTTTGACAGATGAAAAT GTCCAGCTCCGTGACAAAAATGAAAGCCATTTTACCAAACTAGGCTACCTTGAGAGCAGGTTGGGCTATCTTGCAGCCTCCAAGACTGACCTCTCTTCCAAACTGGTCTCAAGCGAAGAGGAGAAACTGAAG ATATCCAAGGAGCTTGTCGAGGTACATATACAGACCAACAAAGTGAGGGAGCAGTATGAAAAGGACATTTTTGACCTGAAAATAAAG ATCCTATCCCaggaaggggtggtggtggagatggagatggagagggacaggctCTGCAGGGAGCTCCAGTCTGTCACCGCCCGCCTACAGGTggcagagaggacaggaagtgATCTCACAGAGGAATACATGACCCTGAAGAGGAACTACCTGGCTCTGACTGAGGCCCACGATAAGGAGGTGGTCCAGAATGACGAGCTGAGCGCTGAGCTGCTTGGGCTGGCCCAGGCTCGTGATGACCTCTTCAGGCAGACAGAGGAACAGCAGCAGCGTGTTAGGgcctctacagagggtggtgtctATGGGCAGACTGCTCAGGAGCTGGACAGGGTGCGGGCGCTGGTCAGCCGTATGTTTCACAATAGAATAATG ccagaGGACCTGGCTATGTTGGACCAAGAACGTAAATCTATGGAGAAGAGT CTGCTTGGGAACCAGGATGTGATCAAAGACATGCTGGAGCAGATGAAGAAGAGCTATGAAGAGCAGCAGCACAGACTAGAGGAGAAAGT GGTGGCGATGGGCAAGGAGCAACAAGAGAACAAGAGAGCCATCCGCGATACCCAGCAGAAACGAGCCGAACAGAGTGCG GCCATGTTGAGCTCTCAGAGCCAGCtgaaggaggtggaggaagagaacTCTAAGCTACAAATGCAGGTGAAGGAACTGAATGAGGAGTACCGTGCCAGACTGGGATGCTACCTACAGGACCTAGCT GAGTATGTGGATGGTCTGGCAGAGGGGAGGGGTGTGAAGGGCCCCCCAGAGAGGGTGAAGTTGAGGGGCTTCGTGGACAGCATGCTCCAAGAGGTGCGCTCCTCCTACAGGGCTAGAGAGGAGCAGCTAGCCTCTGCCGCACGCTCCTACAAGAAGAGACTGCAGAGGCTCACTAAGAGCCACCAAGCCCTGCTTAGTGCATACAG GGTGCAGAGGGAACAGGTCCTGTCCCAGCCAGAGAGTGGCTTGGACCCCGGCCCCCCTGAGGCCCACTTCAGCCTGGAGCCCAGTGAGCTGAGGGGAGAGTCGGAAAGGGAGCTCCAGCTCCTACGCCAGGACAAGGCCAGGCTGGAGGGCCAGCTCCGAGAGGCTCAGAAGCCT GTGGCTGTCGTCACTAGACCTATTCAAACAGTCAACTTTCAGGA TTCTGGAAAATCAGGGCAGATATCTGAAGAGGCCTGGACTGATATTAGGAAACAGCTACGGGAGATCACCAACTCTACTCAG GAGGGCCATGAGAGGGAGCGTGCCCAGCTCATCACCAGGGCTACAGTTGCCGAGGAGCAGCTGTTAGAGCTGCAGGAGTATGTTGACAAGCACCTGGGAAG GTACAAGCAGGAGATCACACGGCTGCGTAGACTGCTGGGTCTGGAGACAGGGCTTGCCCACAGAGCTGAGGCTCCCAAACCCCGCCAATCCATCGCTCGATCAAGAATCCAAGCTATGAAATATGATCTTCCACCCCCCTAA